AAGCCATGTGGATTGAACCTCGGGCTGCCTAAACCACTGTACTGTAGACATAGAGCAGATCGAGTTCCACCAGAACAGACAGCACGTACAGGAACAAATGAGTAACGCAAACCGCCTTCCCCGGAATCTCCTATTACAAGGGAAAGTGCACAATTCTCACTTTTCGCCGGCTGCTTCCACCATGTGATCCAGACTGGGATTGCGGGTTGGTGTTTTGATTTTCGCAAGGCTCGATTGATCGACGACGGTGTCTTCTTTGACGAGACCGTTCAGATATAATACAAACGCCGTTAGAGCATAGACGTCGTTGGTGGGGAGTTTCTCAGCGCGTACGCCTATGTCCGGCACGTTGCGCGGCATCGAGCTATTGATCATGCTCCATATCGTAGTCGCAAACGGGCGCATCGATTCCATTTTCAGCTTTGGGTACTTACCCTCAACCCCATTTGCTCCGTGACAATGGGCGCACTTCTGCGCAAAAATCTTAGCTCCATCCTTGGCTGTGCCTGTTCCCAGCGGGAGTCCTTCACCCGATGG
This sequence is a window from Acidobacteriota bacterium. Protein-coding genes within it:
- a CDS encoding cytochrome c — its product is MSRVILWVVLTLSSSQFVIAQLPTYNVGRAPTAQEIKDRDTYVGPSGEGLPLGTGTAKDGAKIFAQKCAHCHGANGVEGKYPKLKMESMRPFATTIWSMINSSMPRNVPDIGVRAEKLPTNDVYALTAFVLYLNGLVKEDTVVDQSSLAKIKTPTRNPSLDHMVEAAGEK